The Synechococcales cyanobacterium T60_A2020_003 region CATGGGGTGCGTCGGCGCAGATGTGCTACTGGTTAATTCAACAAGGATTTACCAACGTTAAAAATCTTTCCGGTGGAATTGCCGCCTATGCCGTTCAGGTCGATCGGAGTGTGCCCCAATACTAAGGGCTTGGACATGATGGTGAAGCCCTGACCGCCATATCAAATCAAACAAGAAGATTCCAAACATCTTGTGCAGTAGTTTTGGCTACGCCTTCCTGTCCCGACCAGTCGTTAGAGTATTACAGTATTAGATAACCTTTAATTAACCTTTTATACCCATATCTTCTTTGAGTCTATGTCAGTCAAGCTCAGCGATCGCCAACAACAGATTCTCTGGGCAACCGTGCGCCACTACATCGCCACTGCTAAGCCCGTTGGGTCAGAAGCCCTGCTCGAGGAATTCAAGCTTCAGGTCAGTTCGGCCACGGTCCGCAATGCGATGGGGCGTTTAGAAAAGGCAGGTTTGCTATTTCAGCCCCATGTGTCAGCAGGACGGATTCCATCCGATTCGGGCTATCGCATTTACGTGGATCAGCTCATTACCCCCTCGGAAATGGCCGCCCGTCAGGTGGATCATGCTTTGTCTGACCAATTGAATTGGGAACAGGGCAGTATTGAAGCGATTCTGCGAGGTGCTGCGCAAATTTTAGCCACACTGAGTGGGTATATCGCACTCATTAGCATGCCTCAGACCCGGACGGTAAGCTTGCGTCATCTGCAATTTGTGCAGCTCAGACCTCAGCAAGCCATGCTGGTCGTCGTCTTGGACTACTACGAGACCCAGTCTGTGCTCATGCCCATTCCTGCACCTCCTACCGGGAGTCAGCCTGATGCAGAGTTGATTGACCGAGAGTTACGGGTTCTATCGAACTTCCTGAATCACCATCTCCAAGGGCGATCGATCGCTGAGATTTCAAACCTCGACTGGATGGAACTGGGACGAGAATTTGAACGCTATTCCGATTCCCTCAAAGCTTCTCTCTCGGAACTGATTCGCCGCAGTCAGGCTCCCATTCCCACCCAGATCGTGATTAGTGGTGTGGCTGAAGTTCTCCGCCGACACCCGGAGTTTTCAGAGAAAGAGCAAATTCAGACCGTGATTCAGCTTCTTGAAGAAGAACAGGATCAGCTCTGTGCGCTCATTCTAGAATCGGCCACCCCTGAACCTCGGCAGCGGCGGGCAAATGTCTGGATCGGCTCTGAGAATCCCTTGCAGCCCATTAACCACTGCGCGCTCGTGTCTGCCACCTATCAGCGGGACAATGTTCCCATCGGCAGCGTTGGCATGCTAGGGCCAACCCGGATGGTCTACGAAGATGCGATCGCCCTGGTGGAGGCAACCGCAGACTATATTTCTGAAGCCCTCAGCCAAATGGACTAAGGGGTTTGCAAATTCGGGCAAATCGTGCGGGCAATTCGCTCCTCTGACGGTGACTCTTGCCAACCGGATAGGATGCCCTGAAGTTCGCTCCGCAAAGTTTCAAGCTGCTCGATTTGGTGGGTAATGTCATCCACCTTCGCTTCGAGATGGAGCTTCACTTCGCCGCAGGGGAGTT contains the following coding sequences:
- the hrcA gene encoding heat-inducible transcriptional repressor HrcA — encoded protein: MSVKLSDRQQQILWATVRHYIATAKPVGSEALLEEFKLQVSSATVRNAMGRLEKAGLLFQPHVSAGRIPSDSGYRIYVDQLITPSEMAARQVDHALSDQLNWEQGSIEAILRGAAQILATLSGYIALISMPQTRTVSLRHLQFVQLRPQQAMLVVVLDYYETQSVLMPIPAPPTGSQPDAELIDRELRVLSNFLNHHLQGRSIAEISNLDWMELGREFERYSDSLKASLSELIRRSQAPIPTQIVISGVAEVLRRHPEFSEKEQIQTVIQLLEEEQDQLCALILESATPEPRQRRANVWIGSENPLQPINHCALVSATYQRDNVPIGSVGMLGPTRMVYEDAIALVEATADYISEALSQMD